The Streptomyces cadmiisoli genome has a segment encoding these proteins:
- a CDS encoding ABC transporter permease, producing the protein MKRDATKGSRLRGGDLLRLGANGLRTRPLRAVLSAAGIAIGIAAMISVLGISESSRAHLDAELDKLGTNLLTVVPGQDPDTGEIVPLPTTTVRTIARVEGVDTVSGTGKLEDISAYRNARVDPAESNALAVLATDTRLLRTLEASLSWGGWLDRAPERYATTVLGERSASRLGVTDPGERIWIKDRYFTVLGVLEPVPLAPELDTAVLVNNEAAGRYLGYDGHPTTVYERSADELVQTVRGLLPRAANPEDPRFVAVSRPSDALKARQAAEASFTGLLLGLGAVALLVGGIGVANTMVIAVMERRGEIGLRRALGAARRHISRQFLMEALLLSCLGGLGGAALGTGVTAGYALSQGWPTAVPLLALAAGVAATALIGAIAGLYPALRAARTPPTVALAAP; encoded by the coding sequence ATGAAGCGCGACGCCACGAAGGGCTCACGGCTGCGGGGCGGGGATCTGCTGCGGCTCGGCGCCAACGGACTGCGCACCCGGCCGCTGCGCGCGGTGCTCTCCGCCGCCGGTATCGCCATCGGGATCGCCGCGATGATCTCCGTCCTCGGCATCTCGGAATCGAGCAGGGCGCATCTCGACGCCGAGCTGGACAAGCTCGGCACCAACCTGCTGACGGTGGTGCCGGGCCAGGACCCCGACACCGGCGAGATCGTGCCGCTGCCCACGACCACGGTGCGGACGATCGCCCGGGTCGAAGGCGTGGACACCGTCAGCGGCACCGGAAAGCTGGAGGACATCAGCGCCTACCGCAACGCGCGCGTCGACCCCGCGGAGTCGAACGCACTGGCCGTACTGGCCACCGACACCCGTCTGCTGAGGACCCTGGAGGCGTCCCTCAGCTGGGGAGGCTGGCTCGACCGGGCTCCGGAGCGCTACGCCACCACGGTCCTCGGCGAGCGGTCGGCGAGCCGGCTGGGCGTCACGGACCCCGGGGAACGCATCTGGATCAAGGACCGGTACTTCACGGTGCTCGGCGTCCTCGAACCGGTGCCGCTGGCCCCCGAACTCGACACGGCCGTCCTCGTCAACAACGAAGCCGCCGGGCGGTACCTCGGCTACGACGGCCACCCGACCACGGTGTACGAGCGCTCCGCCGACGAACTCGTGCAGACGGTGCGGGGCCTGCTGCCGCGCGCCGCCAACCCCGAGGACCCCCGGTTCGTCGCCGTGAGCCGGCCGTCGGACGCGCTGAAGGCCCGGCAGGCCGCCGAGGCCTCGTTCACCGGACTGCTCCTGGGGCTGGGCGCGGTCGCCCTGCTCGTCGGTGGGATCGGCGTGGCCAACACCATGGTCATCGCGGTCATGGAACGGCGCGGCGAGATCGGCCTGCGGCGCGCGCTGGGGGCCGCCCGGCGGCACATATCCCGGCAGTTTCTCATGGAAGCGCTGCTGCTCTCCTGCCTCGGCGGGCTCGGCGGAGCGGCCCTCGGCACGGGCGTGACCGCGGGTTATGCTCTCAGCCAGGGCTGGCCCACCGCGGTTCCCCTTCTGGCGCTGGCCGCAGGCGTCGCCGCCACAGCCCTGATCGGCGCGATCGCCGGACTGTATCCGGCCCTGCGCGCCGCCCGTACCCCTCCGACGGTCGCCCTCGCCGCACCGTAG
- a CDS encoding response regulator transcription factor → MRVLIVEDEPFMAQALVNGLRREAIAADHAPDGQTALEQIASHDYDVVVLDRDLPRVHGDEVCRRITEQHSSVRVLMLTAAASLDDRVDGLRLGADDYLPKPFDFPELVARLHALHRRSGSPPPPVLEWAGVRLDPFRREAYRDGRYLRLTRKEFAVLHVLMSAQGGVVSAETLLEKAWDQHADPFTQAVRVTISTLRRKLGEPALLHTRTGAGYFLGHSS, encoded by the coding sequence GTGCGCGTGCTGATTGTCGAAGACGAGCCGTTCATGGCGCAGGCCCTGGTGAACGGCCTGCGCCGGGAGGCCATCGCCGCCGACCACGCCCCCGACGGGCAGACCGCCCTGGAACAGATCGCCTCCCACGACTACGACGTGGTGGTCCTCGACCGCGACCTGCCCCGGGTGCACGGCGACGAGGTGTGCCGGCGCATCACCGAACAGCACAGCTCCGTGCGGGTCCTCATGCTCACCGCGGCGGCCTCCCTGGACGACCGGGTCGACGGGCTGCGCCTGGGCGCGGACGACTACCTGCCCAAACCGTTCGACTTCCCCGAGCTGGTCGCCCGGCTGCACGCCCTGCACCGCAGGTCCGGCTCACCGCCCCCACCCGTGCTGGAGTGGGCCGGCGTACGGCTGGACCCCTTCCGCCGGGAGGCGTACCGCGACGGCCGCTACCTGCGGCTGACCCGCAAGGAGTTCGCCGTACTGCATGTCCTGATGAGCGCCCAGGGCGGTGTGGTCAGTGCCGAGACCCTGCTGGAGAAGGCGTGGGACCAGCACGCCGACCCGTTCACCCAGGCGGTGCGCGTCACCATTTCCACCCTCCGCCGCAAACTCGGCGAGCCGGCCCTGCTGCACACCCGGACGGGCGCCGGCTACTTCCTGGGGCACTCCTCGTGA
- a CDS encoding sensor histidine kinase, producing MSTAPRLSRLTIRTRLTLTYGVLFAASGAAMVGLLYLFMRYGPNYSEALTKSAVPTPDTGTGGVSPSLPPGTGKGASGAATPSLPADPGVADPGVAASAGARPSLPPDVAGTAADHGAGLPADASTAVSGAGSTMYAKSTQGFWSMEVSTKSDFLHALLVFSAVVFLILLLISVVVGWFVAGRMLAPLQKVTATARGIAGSTLHERIALTGPRDEIRELADTFNAMLRRLEQAFEAQRRFAANASHELRTPLASMRTILQVALASPEPDDLRTAGGQLLSLNTRSTEITEALLTLARADHGAIEQEPVDLGDAAREHCAQVGAQAREAGVCLTGPTGGARTTGDGRLLRQLVGNLVDNAVKHNHRDGTATVAVHRSQDGRVRLTVRNSGPELSREEVDRAFEPFHRLDTRTQNTDGRPAGHGLGLAIVRSIVRAHNGTLRARPLTPNGLEVSVDLPGAPAKTGRTAQQE from the coding sequence GTGAGCACCGCCCCGCGACTGTCCCGCCTGACCATCCGCACCCGCCTCACCCTCACGTACGGCGTGCTGTTCGCGGCCTCGGGCGCGGCCATGGTGGGGCTGCTGTACCTCTTCATGAGATACGGCCCGAACTACTCCGAGGCGCTCACGAAGTCGGCCGTGCCGACCCCGGACACCGGCACGGGCGGGGTGTCGCCGAGCCTGCCGCCCGGTACGGGCAAGGGAGCCTCGGGCGCGGCGACACCGAGCCTGCCGGCGGACCCGGGCGTCGCGGACCCGGGCGTCGCGGCCTCGGCCGGAGCGCGGCCGAGCCTGCCGCCCGACGTGGCCGGCACGGCCGCGGATCACGGCGCCGGCCTGCCGGCGGACGCGAGCACGGCCGTCTCCGGAGCGGGTTCCACCATGTACGCCAAGTCCACGCAGGGCTTCTGGTCGATGGAGGTGTCCACCAAGTCCGACTTCCTGCACGCGCTTCTCGTCTTCAGCGCCGTCGTCTTCCTGATCCTGTTGCTGATCTCCGTGGTCGTCGGCTGGTTCGTGGCCGGCCGGATGCTGGCCCCGCTGCAGAAGGTCACCGCGACCGCGCGCGGCATCGCCGGGTCCACCCTGCACGAGCGGATCGCGCTGACCGGACCGCGGGACGAGATCCGGGAACTCGCCGACACCTTCAACGCCATGCTGCGCCGTCTGGAGCAGGCCTTCGAGGCGCAGCGCCGGTTCGCGGCGAACGCCTCGCACGAGCTGCGCACCCCGCTGGCGAGCATGCGGACCATCCTCCAGGTGGCGCTCGCCTCACCGGAACCGGACGACCTGCGGACGGCCGGAGGACAGCTCCTGAGCCTCAACACACGGTCCACCGAGATCACCGAGGCGCTGCTGACCCTGGCCCGGGCCGATCACGGTGCGATCGAGCAGGAGCCGGTCGACCTGGGGGACGCCGCGCGGGAGCACTGCGCCCAGGTCGGGGCGCAGGCGCGGGAGGCCGGGGTGTGCCTGACCGGGCCGACGGGCGGCGCCCGGACGACGGGTGACGGGCGGCTGCTGCGGCAACTCGTCGGCAATCTCGTCGACAACGCGGTCAAGCACAACCACCGCGACGGCACCGCGACGGTGGCCGTGCACCGCTCGCAGGACGGACGGGTGCGGCTCACGGTGCGCAACTCCGGCCCGGAACTGAGCCGGGAGGAGGTCGACCGGGCCTTCGAGCCCTTCCACCGTCTCGACACCCGCACGCAGAACACCGACGGCCGTCCCGCCGGGCACGGTCTCGGACTCGCCATCGTGCGGTCCATCGTCCGCGCCCACAACGGCACGCTGCGGGCGAGACCGCTGACGCCCAACGGGCTGGAGGTGTCCGTCGATCTGCCGGGCGCGCCGGCAAAGACCGGCCGAACTGCTCAACAGGAGTGA
- a CDS encoding Gfo/Idh/MocA family protein: MPQPRPADVDAHDPTRPVLPAPRTPSPRDAPSVGWGVIAPGGIAASFVEALRVHTEQRVVAVGSRDLARARAFADRFGIPGAYGSYAEVLDDERVDIVYVASPHSGHFEHALQAIEAGRHVLVEKAFTRNAREAERLIEAARERGVFLMEAMWTRFLPHIDVVRQVLDAGLLGEVRTVTADHGQYMTPDAANRLFAPELAGGALLDLGVYPVSFASMVLGPFASVTAVGTKAFTGVDGQASIVVSSETGAHGVLNTSLFARTPTTASISGTHARLEIEGDFYAPATVRLISRDHGPLDSYVPARRTGGLCYEAAEAARCVAAGRTESDLMPLDETLRVMRVLDSVRRDLGVSYPGE, encoded by the coding sequence ATGCCGCAGCCCCGCCCGGCCGACGTCGACGCGCACGACCCCACCCGCCCCGTGCTGCCCGCGCCGCGCACCCCCTCTCCCCGCGACGCGCCGTCCGTGGGCTGGGGCGTGATAGCCCCGGGCGGCATAGCGGCCTCGTTCGTCGAGGCGTTGCGCGTGCACACCGAGCAGCGTGTGGTGGCGGTCGGATCGCGGGACCTCGCACGGGCCCGCGCCTTCGCGGACCGGTTCGGCATACCTGGGGCGTACGGCAGTTACGCCGAGGTGCTCGACGACGAGCGCGTGGACATCGTCTACGTCGCCTCGCCGCATTCCGGCCACTTCGAGCACGCCCTCCAGGCGATCGAGGCGGGCCGGCACGTGCTGGTGGAGAAGGCGTTCACACGCAACGCCCGCGAAGCGGAACGGCTGATCGAGGCCGCCCGGGAGCGGGGCGTGTTCCTCATGGAGGCCATGTGGACGCGTTTCCTGCCGCACATCGACGTCGTACGCCAGGTACTCGATGCCGGACTGCTCGGTGAGGTCAGGACGGTCACCGCGGACCACGGGCAGTACATGACCCCCGACGCGGCCAACCGCCTCTTCGCCCCCGAACTGGCCGGCGGAGCACTGCTGGACCTCGGTGTCTACCCGGTCTCGTTCGCGTCCATGGTGCTCGGCCCGTTCGCCTCGGTGACCGCCGTGGGCACCAAGGCCTTCACCGGCGTCGACGGGCAGGCGTCGATCGTCGTCAGCAGCGAAACCGGCGCGCACGGCGTCCTGAACACCAGCCTCTTCGCCCGCACTCCGACCACCGCGTCGATCTCCGGCACCCACGCCCGCCTGGAGATCGAGGGCGACTTCTACGCGCCCGCCACGGTCCGCCTGATCAGCCGCGACCACGGGCCGCTCGACTCCTACGTCCCCGCGCGGCGCACGGGCGGGCTGTGCTACGAGGCGGCCGAAGCGGCCCGCTGCGTCGCGGCGGGACGGACGGAGTCCGACCTGATGCCGCTCGACGAGACGCTGCGCGTCATGCGCGTCCTGGACAGCGTCCGCCGTGACCTGGGCGTCTCCTATCCCGGCGAGTGA
- a CDS encoding NAD-dependent epimerase/dehydratase family protein produces the protein MTTSRLEGRKVLFIGGTGVISSACARRAVELGADLHVLNRGVSSVRPVPDGVTLITADVHDTDRMRAVVKRHEFDVVVNFLNFTADHIARDVDLFGGRTGQYVFISSAATYERPAGQLPLEESAPLRNPHSAYARNKIACEELLAEAHRERQLPVTVVRPSHTYDRTAVPFDGGWTAVERMRRGQEVLVHGDGTSLWTLTHHTDFAVGFTGLLGHPEALGETFHITGDEVLSWDQIYRAVAAAAGVDEPRLVHVPSHAIAAADPRWGEELLGDKAHSMTFDNTKVRRLVPGFTTSVPFSRGAREIVTWYDADPARRVVDARFDALMDVLIDAHRPGRP, from the coding sequence ATGACCACCAGTCGTCTCGAGGGCCGGAAGGTCCTCTTCATCGGCGGCACCGGCGTGATCAGTTCGGCCTGCGCCCGGCGGGCCGTCGAACTCGGCGCCGACCTCCACGTGCTGAACCGCGGTGTCTCCTCGGTCCGGCCGGTGCCCGACGGCGTCACCCTGATCACGGCCGACGTCCACGACACCGACCGGATGCGCGCCGTGGTGAAGCGCCACGAGTTCGATGTCGTCGTCAACTTCCTCAACTTCACGGCCGATCACATCGCCCGGGACGTCGACCTGTTCGGCGGACGCACCGGCCAGTACGTCTTCATCAGTTCGGCGGCCACGTACGAAAGGCCCGCCGGGCAACTGCCCCTGGAGGAGAGCGCGCCGCTGCGCAACCCCCACTCCGCCTACGCCCGCAACAAGATCGCCTGCGAGGAACTGCTCGCCGAGGCGCACCGTGAGCGGCAGCTCCCGGTCACCGTCGTACGCCCCTCGCACACCTACGACCGTACGGCCGTGCCCTTCGACGGGGGCTGGACGGCGGTGGAGCGCATGCGCCGGGGACAGGAGGTGCTGGTCCACGGTGACGGGACCTCGCTGTGGACGCTCACCCACCACACCGACTTCGCCGTCGGCTTCACCGGTCTCCTCGGCCATCCCGAAGCGCTCGGCGAGACGTTCCACATCACCGGCGACGAAGTGCTCAGCTGGGACCAGATCTACCGGGCGGTCGCCGCGGCGGCCGGCGTGGACGAACCGCGCCTCGTTCACGTGCCCTCCCACGCCATCGCCGCGGCCGACCCGAGGTGGGGCGAGGAACTGCTCGGCGACAAGGCGCACTCGATGACGTTCGACAACACGAAGGTCCGCCGGCTCGTGCCCGGGTTCACGACGTCCGTGCCCTTCTCCCGGGGTGCTCGCGAAATCGTCACCTGGTACGACGCGGACCCCGCCCGGCGCGTCGTGGACGCACGGTTCGACGCCCTCATGGACGTCCTGATCGACGCGCACCGGCCGGGCCGGCCGTAG